Part of the bacterium genome, GGTATGCCAGCATGTGGGATATGAGCTTTTGGGTACGCTCAATCCCCTTTTCAAAGAAGCCGGCATTCGGCTGCGTTACGTGAATTTCGGCCGCTCGCCGGAGGCGCAGCCGGAAGTGGACGGCTACGACGGCTTGGTCCTCCTCGGCGGCCCCATGAACGTTGACGAAGAGGCGCGCTATCCCCATCTGAGCTACGAAGTCCGGATGATCGAGCAAGCTTTGAAGCGCGATATTCCGGTACTGGGCATTTGCCTCGGTTCCCAGCTGGTCGCCAAGGCCCTCGGCTCCAAAGTCGAGCGAAATTTGGTGCGCGAGATCGGTTGGCATGAGGTCGAGCTCAGCGAAAGCGGGAAAAAAGATCCTTTGTTGCGCCACTTCAAGGCCACCGAGAGCCTATTTCATTGGCATGGCGATACCTTCGAGCTGCCGCATGGCGCCGAGCATTTGGCGAGCTCCCGCGATTGCCGGAATCAGGCCTTTCGCTACGGTGACAAGGCCTATGGCTTTCAATTTCACTTGG contains:
- a CDS encoding gamma-glutamyl-gamma-aminobutyrate hydrolase family protein (Members of this family of hydrolases with an active site Cys residue belong to MEROPS family C26.); its protein translation is MVRVMVCQHVGYELLGTLNPLFKEAGIRLRYVNFGRSPEAQPEVDGYDGLVLLGGPMNVDEEARYPHLSYEVRMIEQALKRDIPVLGICLGSQLVAKALGSKVERNLVREIGWHEVELSESGKKDPLLRHFKATESLFHWHGDTFELPHGAEHLASSRDCRNQAFRYGDKAYGFQFHLECDEPMIERWLMVPQHQSELDSVKERTCPERIRKETPDRIGRLKELSRATFGEFLKLFGEEKRFRCPPSR